The Planktothrix agardhii NIES-204 genomic interval AAATGTTTAGCTTGAGCATAAGCATAATCTCTGATTTCCTTGGGTTTTATTTCTTTTTCCTGTGCGCCCAACAAATCCCAAATTACTTTTTCTGACCAATATAAATCACTACAATAGGTATTTAAAGTCACCATAGGTTTGTTCCAACCATATTTTTCATAAATATCATGGATAGAATTATAAGCTCGAATATGAGCAGCTAATAAATGATTATAAGCTCGCCAAACCGCCTTAATTCCGGTAAAATTTCCGGCGGGAAATTGACCACTTAAATAGGTATTTAAAACTAAAATATTCGGTTCATTAATAGTAATATACCAATGAATTGGCGGTTGTTGATGATAATCGGTTAAACGTCGATTAATATGGGTAACAGTTACGGTTACATAATCAATAAAACAATCAATGGTTTCTGCGGATAACCAAGCATCTATTCCTAACCAGGCGGGATGGGTAAAATGATGTAAGGTAATAATAGGTTCTAAGCCATATTGACGACAGGTGGCAATGCGTTCGGCATAGTCATCTAAGACCTTAAAATCATAATGGGGGGCGGGAGAAATTTCGGCGGTTGTTATCGGTTGAATCCGACTCCATTCTAACCCTAAGCGAAAGGAATTTAACCCTAATTTTTGACAATTAGAAAAATCTTCCGGGTAGCGCGTCCAAAATTCAGAAGCGTTTCCAGTCCTCATTACTTTGCCTTTTTGTTCACTTTCTGACCAGTTATTTTGAGGTTGTCCCACACCATTATAACCTCCTTCACTTTGATAACCCGATGTGGCAACGCCCCATAAAAAGTTACTGTTATTAGTCAAAATTCAATCTCCCTTTGCACCTAAAAACTATTGCCTATTGCCTATTGCCTATTGCCTATTGCCTATTGCCTATTGTAATTTGTGATAAAATATTCTCAGCAATATTCAGAGCCGCCCGGGGTTCTCCTAATTCTAAAGCGGATGCTTGCATTTGGGATAATCTTTCTGAGTGGTTTAACAGAAACTTTACACAATGGGCAACCATTTCTGGCAATCTTAACTGCACTCCCGCCCCCGCCGCTACGATTAAATCAGCATTCCATTCTTCTTGACCTGGAAATGGGTCTACAATAATCATCGGTTTACCTCGTGCTAAAACTTCACTAACAATTAATCCCCCCGCTTTCGTAATTACTAAATCACTCGCTACGAGTAAATCATCAACATAATCAACTAATCCTAATTTTAGGAGTTCCGTTTCTGGGGTAGAGTTTAATTCTGTTAAGGAATCTAAGAGTTGTTCATTCCGTCCCGCGGCTACAATTATAGTGCCAACTTCTGAGGTATTCATCAGTTGAGAAACCATCAAACGTACCCGTTTATAATGTAATCCCCCGCCAAATATTGTAACTACAGGTTTGTCGGTTTTGAGTTGATAACGTTCTCGAATTTCAACTTGAGATTTAGCTTCTAATACTTCAAGTTTAATCGGGATTCCTGTAACATGAAGAATAGCCGGGTCAACTCCTCGTTTAATCAGAAAATCCGTTGTTAAATCATTGGGTAGATAATAACCATCGACTTCTTTATTAATCCAACTACTATGAGCAATTACATCTGTAATTACCACATAATGGGGTTTTGAAATCCGTTCTTCTTCTTCTAATAGTTGCAATAAACGGCTAGGAATTTGCTGAACACAAACAATAGCATCGGGATTAATTTCTTCAATCAAATGCCGTAGTTTTCTAAAAAAAACCCGCTCTAGTTTAGCCGTAACAATATTTAATTCTAAAGAACGTTCTAAATCTTCTACATCTGTCCCTTCATAATAGGCGCGATAAATTTGGGGTGCTTTTTCGCTCAATTGTTTATAAATACTGGTAACGGCATTACGATAAATAGAACTGGCATACTCTAAGGCATCTTCTACCGTGACCGTAACATCTGGAAACTGGGAAAAAGCCTGATTTAATGCTTGTGCGGCACTATTATGTCCAGCCCCCAAAGAAGAAGATAAAATCAAGATATGGGTCATAATGAATTAAGAGTTGTGGTTTTTGAGTAGAGTATTATTGAAGGTAATGGGTAATGGGTAATGAGTAATGGGTAATATTAATTGATTGTTCGAGTGTTCTAATAATGATTAAACTGACTCAACTGATAACTGATAACTGTTTAAAAAATTTTCCCTATGGATAGGGTTGAATTATCTTTCCATCGCTTCCACAGACTTAGGAACTCCTGCACTTAATACTTCATACCCCCCAGAAGTTACTAAGACATCATCCTCAATTCTTACCCCAATTCCGTGCCAACATTCGGGAATTTCCGGTTGTCCTTCAACGAGTTTAATATTAGGAGAAATATAGATACCCGGTTCAACTGTTAATATATTTCCAGGTTGCAATGGTTGAGGATTTTCACCCCATTGATATACCCCCACATCATGCACATCTAAACCTAACCAATGTCCAGTTCTGTGCATATAAAAAGGTTTATATTTTTCTTCCTTAATAATTTCCTCAATATCTCCAACTAATAACTCTAAATCCATTAAACCTTCCACCAATACCCGCACCGCAGTATCGTGAATATTTTTATAAGGATTTCCGGGTTTAACTTGTTCAATAGCGGCTAATTGGGCTTTTAAAACCAGTTGATAAATAATTTTTTGTTCTGGTGTAAACTTACCCCCAACTGGAAAAGTTCTGGTGATATCTCCATTATAATATTGACAACAACATCCCGCATCAATTAATAGTAAATCATTATTTTGTATTTGACAATTGTTTTCCACATAATGCAAAATACAAGCATTTTTCCCCGATGCCACAATCGAAGGATAGGCAACTGTTCCCCCATTTAAACCAAAAATATGTTCGATTTCTGCTTGAATTTCATACTCATAACGTCCGGGTTGAGCAAATTCCCTAGCATGATTATGAGCTTTCACAGAAATTTCTATAGCTTTCCGCATTAACTCTAATTCCGTTTCGCTTTTAATTAAACGGATAGGATGTAATATATTACAAACATCCTCAATAGCAATCGGCCCTGTACCATGTTTAGGATAAACTCTTAATAGTTTTTGCCAATGTTTTAAAATCTTTTCATTGAATTTTTCATCCCGTCCTAAGCGATAATAAATCCGGTCGGCTTTTTGTAAATATT includes:
- a CDS encoding putative beta-glycosidase is translated as MTNNSNFLWGVATSGYQSEGGYNGVGQPQNNWSESEQKGKVMRTGNASEFWTRYPEDFSNCQKLGLNSFRLGLEWSRIQPITTAEISPAPHYDFKVLDDYAERIATCRQYGLEPIITLHHFTHPAWLGIDAWLSAETIDCFIDYVTVTVTHINRRLTDYHQQPPIHWYITINEPNILVLNTYLSGQFPAGNFTGIKAVWRAYNHLLAAHIRAYNSIHDIYEKYGWNKPMVTLNTYCSDLYWSEKVIWDLLGAQEKEIKPKEIRDYAYAQAKHLETSLRRASLPFQKDIPYQLGRLTRWTGNWVGHRTFDLKHLDYYWQELMLSPRPKVYDYLAIDYYDPFIAHTFRLPSFSDFEFKTKGLRNWLMTGITSKWWDWRALPEGLSFFCKYYAQEYNLPILIAENGMALRRKPDNSIATHRTDQLHRSQFLEAHVRQIQQLLKENIPILGYMHWSLTDNYEWGSYTPRFGLFSINFNRGTEREVEDHLGDRPSETYAKLIREIKY
- a CDS encoding aminopeptidase P, yielding MITQTEYRQRREQLMANIKQGTAIFRSAPMAVMHNDVEYNFRQDSDFFYLTGFNEANAVAVFAPHHEEHKFVLFVQPQDPVKETWSGYITGVEKAKELYGADEVYPINELDEKLPQYLQKADRIYYRLGRDEKFNEKILKHWQKLLRVYPKHGTGPIAIEDVCNILHPIRLIKSETELELMRKAIEISVKAHNHAREFAQPGRYEYEIQAEIEHIFGLNGGTVAYPSIVASGKNACILHYVENNCQIQNNDLLLIDAGCCCQYYNGDITRTFPVGGKFTPEQKIIYQLVLKAQLAAIEQVKPGNPYKNIHDTAVRVLVEGLMDLELLVGDIEEIIKEEKYKPFYMHRTGHWLGLDVHDVGVYQWGENPQPLQPGNILTVEPGIYISPNIKLVEGQPEIPECWHGIGVRIEDDVLVTSGGYEVLSAGVPKSVEAMER